A region from the Saccharomonospora azurea NA-128 genome encodes:
- a CDS encoding DUF4184 family protein, with protein MPFTVSHPAAVLPLLRRPFVPAALVAGAVAPDLPYFLTTLGVSETGPHDWYGPLLNATQTHSIPVGLLVSLPAAISLLAAYRMLRAPITALLPSSLRLPEPERATGRAAKVRYTAWLLISALIGIASHLVWDFFTHGDELLVSLTADRLLQHASTAFGLAAVGWHLWRRRGRLRTHGGTDTVARLSPTLRWSVVTLLIAAPVLGGAVNARDDFDAFRYVTEVDYSRPTTVYLRDGASETNYPSKTVPAPWGTLAEGVLNGIAKRAGASFAIALLLYSVTWQIGAVSRRRATASCPAPSPQPNQDGK; from the coding sequence GTGCCATTCACCGTGTCCCACCCCGCAGCAGTGCTGCCGCTGCTGCGTCGGCCCTTCGTTCCGGCGGCTCTGGTCGCGGGTGCCGTGGCACCCGACCTCCCGTACTTCCTGACCACCCTCGGCGTGTCCGAGACCGGTCCGCACGACTGGTACGGGCCACTCCTCAACGCCACGCAGACCCACTCGATTCCTGTCGGGTTGCTCGTCAGTCTGCCGGCTGCCATCAGTCTGCTCGCCGCGTACCGGATGCTGCGCGCCCCGATCACAGCACTGCTCCCATCCAGTCTCCGCCTCCCGGAACCCGAGCGAGCAACCGGCCGAGCGGCGAAAGTCCGGTACACCGCGTGGCTGTTGATCTCCGCCCTGATCGGTATCGCCTCCCACCTGGTATGGGACTTCTTCACCCACGGCGACGAACTGCTGGTCAGCCTGACGGCTGACCGGCTGCTGCAGCATGCGAGCACCGCCTTCGGCCTGGCGGCCGTCGGCTGGCATCTGTGGCGGCGCCGCGGCCGTCTGCGCACCCACGGCGGCACCGACACCGTTGCCCGCCTGAGTCCCACCCTGCGGTGGAGCGTAGTGACTCTGCTGATCGCGGCACCCGTGCTGGGCGGCGCTGTCAACGCCCGTGACGACTTCGACGCCTTCCGCTATGTGACCGAAGTGGACTATAGCCGGCCCACTACCGTCTACCTGCGCGACGGCGCGAGCGAGACCAATTATCCGTCCAAGACGGTCCCAGCTCCGTGGGGAACCCTCGCCGAAGGCGTGTTGAACGGGATCGCCAAGAGAGCGGGCGCCTCGTTCGCCATCGCACTGTTGCTGTACTCCGTCACCTGGCAGATCGGCGCCGTCTCGCGTCGGCGGGCGACGGCGTCCTGCCCTGCCCCCTCGCCGCAACCGAACCAGGATGGCAAGTGA
- a CDS encoding GNAT family N-acetyltransferase, with the protein MAPAAVAVRFASLADAEAIGRIHVESWRAAYARLLPADFLAGLSIAQRQAAWRRQLTAGESAAPVVVVTEGGTVTGFACVSASRDEDASAGTGELQSLYLDPAMWGRGLGRRLHASALAVLREGGCLRATLWVLEGNARARRFYERAGWAEEGAAKVDRIADGPLLREVRYVRALTAP; encoded by the coding sequence ATGGCGCCAGCTGCGGTCGCGGTCAGGTTCGCGAGCCTCGCCGATGCGGAGGCGATCGGGCGGATCCACGTGGAGTCGTGGCGGGCCGCGTACGCCCGTCTGCTTCCCGCGGACTTCCTGGCGGGCTTGTCGATCGCGCAGCGGCAGGCCGCATGGCGGCGACAGCTCACCGCCGGGGAGTCAGCGGCGCCCGTCGTGGTCGTGACCGAGGGTGGGACGGTCACGGGATTCGCGTGTGTGAGCGCGTCGCGGGACGAGGACGCTTCTGCGGGCACCGGTGAGCTGCAGAGCCTCTACCTCGACCCCGCGATGTGGGGTCGAGGGTTGGGACGGCGCTTGCATGCCTCGGCCCTGGCCGTGCTCCGGGAGGGCGGTTGTCTGCGCGCCACGCTGTGGGTCTTGGAGGGCAATGCGCGTGCGCGCCGCTTTTACGAGCGCGCCGGTTGGGCGGAAGAGGGCGCAGCCAAGGTCGACAGGATCGCGGACGGACCGCTGCTCAGGGAGGTTCGTTACGTGCGGGCTCTGACGGCGCCATAG
- a CDS encoding putative transporter small subunit: METILVTAYIMVWPLLTAIVLAVLTRGVIKDYRSARKDGTTVV; this comes from the coding sequence ATGGAAACTATTCTCGTGACGGCTTACATCATGGTGTGGCCACTGCTCACCGCCATCGTCCTGGCCGTGCTCACGCGTGGCGTGATCAAGGACTACAGGAGCGCGCGTAAGGACGGCACGACGGTCGTTTAG
- a CDS encoding sodium:solute symporter family transporter, with product MTATWVWAASFYASATSGYTYGLSGPIHYGLWGALMILCIYPFGRRFRELAPRAHTLAEMMRARHGKSSQLILAFSNIAGSVISLTANFTAAGALVEILTPFDFVHGVLAVAVGVLAYTLWSGFRASVLTDFAQLVAMMVAAAIIIPMVFFAAGGTDLVDEGLLRITDEQANFFSGTAFLEQGAPYLAAVLAYAVGNQTIAQRLFAVRQDKIKATFLTATLGYGGTVIGLGMIGLVALMVGLEPLNGDMNNIIPQTASEYLPAAMIALLFILVIGSLSSTADSDLAALSSLVMTDIYGRNLAKRKVKPETMLLIGRLTMVGATAMGVMIAMTKFDILGLLVFMGGLWGALVFPVIVSCFWDRISNAAFTSAALVGVAFFLVSRFEWLPLTGVVGIVMELAALIGAAVVFGLMAFGFFGKQVGLGVAGVTIVGLAPFVFGFLRDYPTLLGALVAYGASTVTCVLVTMRNTERYDFALLNERVTAFQDEEKEMIGKGDDPVAAR from the coding sequence ATGACGGCCACCTGGGTGTGGGCGGCATCGTTCTACGCCAGCGCCACGTCCGGCTACACGTACGGTCTGTCGGGCCCCATCCACTACGGTCTGTGGGGCGCGCTCATGATCCTCTGCATCTATCCCTTCGGTCGGCGGTTCCGTGAGCTCGCGCCCCGCGCGCACACGCTGGCCGAGATGATGCGGGCCCGGCACGGGAAGTCCAGCCAGCTGATTCTCGCGTTCTCCAACATCGCGGGTAGCGTCATCAGCCTGACGGCGAACTTCACCGCCGCGGGTGCGCTGGTGGAGATCCTCACGCCGTTCGACTTCGTGCACGGTGTGCTGGCGGTGGCTGTCGGTGTGCTCGCCTACACGCTGTGGTCGGGCTTCCGCGCTTCGGTGCTCACCGACTTCGCCCAGCTCGTGGCCATGATGGTGGCCGCGGCGATCATCATCCCCATGGTCTTCTTCGCTGCCGGCGGTACGGACCTCGTCGACGAGGGGCTGCTGAGGATCACCGACGAGCAGGCGAACTTCTTCTCCGGCACGGCGTTCCTGGAGCAGGGTGCCCCGTACCTGGCGGCCGTCCTCGCCTACGCGGTCGGTAACCAGACCATCGCGCAGCGTCTCTTCGCGGTGCGTCAGGACAAGATCAAGGCCACGTTCCTCACGGCGACCCTCGGCTACGGCGGTACCGTGATCGGCCTGGGCATGATCGGCCTGGTGGCCCTGATGGTCGGGCTGGAGCCGTTGAACGGCGACATGAACAACATCATCCCGCAGACGGCCTCCGAGTACCTGCCCGCGGCGATGATCGCCCTGCTGTTCATCCTGGTGATCGGTTCGCTGTCGTCCACTGCGGACTCCGACCTCGCGGCGCTGTCGTCGCTGGTGATGACCGACATCTACGGACGGAACCTGGCCAAGCGCAAGGTGAAGCCGGAGACGATGCTCCTCATCGGCCGGTTGACGATGGTGGGCGCCACGGCGATGGGCGTCATGATCGCCATGACGAAGTTCGACATCCTGGGACTGCTCGTGTTCATGGGTGGCCTGTGGGGCGCGCTGGTGTTCCCGGTCATCGTCAGCTGCTTCTGGGACCGGATCAGCAACGCCGCGTTCACCTCGGCCGCGCTCGTCGGTGTGGCGTTCTTCCTCGTGTCGCGCTTCGAGTGGCTGCCCCTCACCGGTGTCGTCGGCATCGTGATGGAGCTCGCCGCGCTGATCGGCGCCGCGGTCGTGTTCGGCCTGATGGCGTTCGGCTTCTTCGGCAAGCAGGTCGGACTGGGCGTCGCCGGGGTCACCATCGTCGGCCTCGCTCCGTTCGTGTTCGGGTTCCTGCGGGACTACCCGACACTGCTCGGCGCCCTGGTCGCCTACGGTGCCAGCACCGTGACGTGCGTGCTGGTCACCATGCGCAACACCGAGCGGTACGACTTCGCACTGCTCAACGAGCGCGTGACGGCGTTCCAGGACGAGGAGAAGGAGATGATCGGGAAGGGCGACGACCCGGTCGCAGCTCGCTGA
- a CDS encoding phytanoyl-CoA dioxygenase family protein produces the protein MALRTEQVEQFVRDGFVKLDGAFPVDIGERCVRELWDATGCSRTDPATWTQPVVRLGGFSTPPFREAATTPTLHEAFDALVGVGRWQPLGGLGTFPVRFPSDEDPGDAGWHVEAGYAGPNGEFWLDHRSQGRALLLLFLFSEVGPDDAPTRIRVGSHLDVPPLLEPAGDDGRKWLSLCHDAVEASAHRPVALATGTVGDVYVCHPFLVHGAQPHRGRTPRFMAQPPLVPVGALDPYAAEPNAVERAMAPRPARRPGVTGRTSPPTWH, from the coding sequence ATGGCGTTGCGTACCGAGCAGGTCGAGCAGTTCGTCCGGGACGGGTTCGTGAAGCTCGACGGGGCGTTCCCCGTCGACATCGGCGAGCGATGCGTGCGGGAACTGTGGGACGCCACGGGTTGCTCACGCACGGACCCGGCCACGTGGACGCAGCCCGTGGTCCGACTGGGTGGCTTCTCCACACCGCCGTTCCGTGAAGCCGCCACCACGCCCACGCTGCACGAGGCGTTCGACGCGCTCGTGGGCGTGGGCCGGTGGCAGCCGCTCGGCGGTCTGGGCACGTTCCCCGTGCGGTTCCCGAGCGACGAGGACCCGGGGGACGCCGGGTGGCACGTGGAGGCCGGCTACGCCGGGCCGAACGGCGAGTTCTGGCTCGACCACCGTTCGCAGGGCCGTGCGCTGCTCCTGCTGTTCCTGTTCTCCGAGGTCGGCCCGGACGACGCGCCGACGCGCATCCGGGTCGGCTCGCATCTCGACGTGCCTCCGTTGCTTGAACCCGCTGGTGACGACGGGCGCAAGTGGCTGTCGCTGTGCCACGACGCCGTGGAGGCGTCCGCACACCGCCCCGTCGCGCTCGCGACGGGCACGGTCGGCGACGTGTACGTGTGCCACCCCTTCCTCGTGCACGGCGCCCAGCCCCATCGTGGACGCACGCCGCGGTTCATGGCTCAACCACCGCTGGTGCCGGTCGGGGCACTCGACCCGTACGCCGCCGAGCCGAACGCGGTCGAGCGCGCCATGGCCCCTCGCCCTGCGCGACGACCGGGCGTGACCGGTCGGACCTCTCCTCCGACGTGGCACTGA
- a CDS encoding NADP-dependent oxidoreductase, translating into MRAIIQEQYGGPEVLTLGERPDPKVAPGEVLIRVKAAGVNPVDWKLGAGYLDAMMETQFPITPGWDVSGVVEAVGLDVYDYEVGDEVIGYVRKDWVQNGTYAELVAANVRLIARKPAALDWTEAAGLPLAGLTAYQCLDRVRVGEGETVLVHAAAGGVGAFATQLAVLRGARVIGTASERNHDFLRELGAEPVSYGEGLVERVRSLVPNGVDAVVDCVGGESIDASREVLSDFSRLVSVVDPRAEELGGATMWVRPNAADLTELARLADAGELRVFVDRVLPLEQAAEAWRLSMEGRTRGKIVLSVA; encoded by the coding sequence ATGCGAGCGATCATTCAAGAGCAGTACGGCGGCCCCGAGGTGTTGACCCTGGGCGAGCGGCCCGACCCGAAGGTGGCGCCCGGTGAGGTCCTCATCCGGGTCAAGGCGGCGGGGGTCAATCCCGTGGACTGGAAACTCGGCGCCGGATACCTCGACGCGATGATGGAGACGCAGTTCCCCATCACCCCGGGGTGGGACGTGTCGGGAGTCGTGGAGGCCGTCGGACTCGACGTGTACGACTACGAGGTCGGTGACGAGGTCATCGGCTACGTGCGCAAGGACTGGGTCCAGAACGGGACGTACGCCGAGCTCGTCGCGGCCAACGTGCGGTTGATCGCACGCAAGCCCGCCGCGCTCGACTGGACCGAGGCGGCCGGGCTGCCGCTGGCAGGGCTCACCGCCTACCAGTGTCTCGACCGCGTCCGGGTCGGCGAGGGGGAGACGGTGCTCGTGCACGCGGCCGCCGGTGGCGTCGGCGCGTTCGCCACGCAGCTGGCGGTGCTCCGCGGCGCCCGCGTGATCGGTACGGCCTCGGAACGCAACCACGACTTCCTGCGGGAACTCGGCGCCGAGCCGGTGAGCTACGGCGAGGGTCTCGTCGAGCGCGTGCGGTCACTTGTGCCGAACGGGGTGGACGCCGTGGTCGACTGTGTGGGTGGCGAGTCGATCGACGCCTCGCGGGAGGTGCTGTCGGATTTCTCGCGCCTGGTATCGGTGGTGGATCCGCGAGCCGAGGAACTCGGAGGCGCGACCATGTGGGTGCGGCCGAACGCCGCCGACCTCACCGAGCTGGCGCGGCTGGCGGACGCGGGCGAGCTGCGCGTGTTCGTCGACCGCGTGCTGCCGCTGGAGCAGGCGGCCGAGGCCTGGCGCCTGAGCATGGAGGGCCGCACCCGAGGCAAGATCGTCCTGTCGGTCGCCTGA
- a CDS encoding cysteine desulfurase family protein gives MAVPGGLVDGPIYLDYNATTPVDPAVADAVLPYLTSAFGNPSSAHRYGTEARGALDHARARVAALIGTSADRIVFTGSGSEANALAIRGATLAARTGWPHVITQRTEHPAVLESCRALASRHGVDVTYLPVDGDGLVDPAALAAAFTPRTVLVSIMAANNETGALQPIPELARVTHEHDAVFHCDAAQAVGKLPVDVTALDVDLLTVVGHKMYAPKGVGALYVRPGVRLEPLVHGGGQEHGLRAGTENVAYAVALGTAARLAADALVAGEHQRVRTLRDRLHARLRAGLGERVRLNGPPTSRLPNTLNVSVDGVRAHELLAAIPEVATSTGSACHSGRDMPSPVLTAMGLPAERSLAALRLSLGRWSTEEDVDRAAELITAAGHGAVVTHSGPAHRALE, from the coding sequence GTGGCCGTCCCCGGCGGGCTCGTCGACGGGCCGATCTACCTCGACTACAACGCCACCACGCCGGTCGACCCGGCTGTAGCCGACGCTGTTCTGCCCTACCTGACCAGCGCGTTCGGCAATCCGTCCAGCGCTCACCGCTACGGCACCGAGGCGCGTGGGGCGCTGGACCACGCGCGCGCCCGGGTGGCCGCGCTGATCGGGACGTCGGCCGACCGCATCGTGTTCACCGGGTCGGGTTCCGAGGCGAACGCGCTGGCCATACGGGGAGCCACGCTCGCTGCGCGGACCGGCTGGCCACACGTGATCACGCAGCGCACCGAGCATCCCGCCGTGCTGGAGTCCTGCCGGGCGCTCGCGAGCCGCCACGGCGTCGACGTGACCTACCTACCCGTCGACGGGGACGGCCTGGTCGACCCGGCCGCACTGGCCGCCGCGTTCACCCCGCGCACGGTGCTGGTGTCGATCATGGCGGCGAACAACGAGACTGGTGCATTGCAACCGATCCCCGAGCTGGCCCGCGTCACCCACGAGCACGACGCGGTGTTCCACTGCGACGCCGCCCAGGCGGTGGGGAAACTGCCGGTCGACGTGACCGCGCTCGACGTGGACCTGCTCACCGTGGTGGGCCACAAGATGTACGCGCCGAAGGGCGTCGGCGCCCTCTACGTCCGGCCGGGTGTGCGACTGGAGCCGCTGGTCCACGGCGGCGGGCAGGAGCACGGCCTGCGGGCCGGGACCGAGAACGTCGCCTACGCCGTGGCCCTCGGGACCGCCGCGCGGCTCGCGGCGGACGCCCTCGTGGCCGGCGAACACCAGCGCGTCCGCACGCTGCGGGACCGCCTCCACGCGCGGCTCCGTGCGGGGCTGGGGGAACGGGTGCGGCTCAACGGGCCGCCGACGTCGCGGCTGCCGAACACCCTGAACGTCAGCGTCGACGGCGTGCGCGCCCACGAGCTGCTCGCCGCGATCCCGGAGGTGGCGACCTCGACCGGCTCGGCCTGCCACAGCGGCCGAGACATGCCGTCGCCGGTGCTCACCGCGATGGGCCTGCCCGCCGAGCGGAGCCTGGCGGCACTGCGACTGTCGCTGGGCCGGTGGAGCACGGAGGAGGACGTCGACCGCGCGGCCGAGCTGATCACCGCCGCCGGGCATGGAGCAGTCGTCACCCACTCCGGGCCTGCGCACCGCGCGCTGGAATAG
- a CDS encoding LLM class flavin-dependent oxidoreductase, with protein MQFGIFTVGDVTTDPTTGRTPTEHERIKAILRIAIKAEEVGLDVFATGEHHNPPFVPSSPTTMLGYIAARTERLILSTSTTLITTNDPVKIAEDFAMLQHIADGRVDVMMGRGNTPPVYPWFGQDIRQGIPLAVENYALLHELWRKDVVDWQGRFRTPLQGFTSTPRPLDGVPPFVWHGSIRSPQIAEQAAYYGDGFFHNNIFWPADHTKRMVALYRERYAHYGHGEPHQAIVGLGGQVFMRKNSQDAVREFRPYFDHAPVYGGGPSLEDFTEQTPLTVGSPQQVIDRTLTFREYAGDYQRQLFLMDHAGLPLKTVLEQLDMLGEIVPVLRKEFAALRAPGVPDAPTHDSLRAAKQQSTDGTADTER; from the coding sequence ATGCAGTTCGGCATCTTCACCGTCGGCGACGTGACGACCGACCCCACCACGGGGCGGACACCGACCGAACACGAACGGATCAAGGCGATCCTGCGCATCGCCATCAAGGCGGAAGAGGTCGGCCTCGACGTCTTCGCCACGGGCGAGCACCACAACCCGCCCTTCGTGCCCTCGTCGCCGACCACGATGCTCGGCTACATCGCCGCGCGCACCGAGCGCCTGATCCTCTCCACGTCGACCACGCTGATCACCACGAACGACCCGGTGAAGATCGCCGAGGACTTCGCGATGCTGCAGCACATCGCCGACGGTCGTGTGGACGTCATGATGGGCCGCGGCAACACGCCGCCGGTGTACCCGTGGTTCGGGCAGGACATCCGCCAGGGCATCCCGCTGGCCGTCGAGAACTACGCGCTGCTGCACGAGTTGTGGCGCAAGGACGTCGTCGACTGGCAGGGCCGGTTCCGCACGCCGTTGCAGGGCTTCACCTCCACGCCGCGTCCGCTCGACGGGGTGCCGCCGTTCGTGTGGCACGGGTCGATCCGCAGCCCGCAGATCGCCGAGCAGGCCGCCTACTACGGTGACGGCTTCTTCCACAACAACATCTTCTGGCCCGCCGACCACACCAAGCGGATGGTCGCCCTGTACCGCGAGCGGTACGCCCACTACGGCCACGGTGAGCCGCACCAGGCGATCGTGGGCCTGGGTGGGCAGGTGTTCATGCGCAAGAACTCGCAGGACGCCGTGCGCGAGTTCCGCCCGTACTTCGACCACGCCCCCGTCTACGGTGGCGGGCCGTCGCTGGAGGACTTCACCGAGCAGACGCCGCTCACCGTCGGCAGCCCCCAGCAGGTCATCGACCGCACCCTGACCTTCCGCGAGTACGCGGGCGACTACCAGCGGCAGCTGTTCCTCATGGACCACGCGGGACTCCCGCTGAAGACCGTGCTGGAGCAGCTCGACATGCTCGGCGAGATCGTGCCGGTGCTGCGCAAGGAGTTCGCCGCGCTGCGGGCGCCGGGCGTGCCGGACGCGCCCACCCACGACTCCCTGCGGGCGGCGAAGCAGCAGTCCACCGACGGCACCGCCGACACCGAGAGGTGA
- a CDS encoding FMN reductase → MSAYNLAVVSAGLTNPSSTRLLADRLTDAVSARVPVEPHVVELRDHARDIADNFITGFAPPALSAELDAVAKADALIAVTPIFSASYSGLFKSFFDVGEPTALRGKPVLIAATGGTPRHSLALEHAVRPLFAYLRAVVMPTGVYAASQDWGGEDAAELARRIDRAAAELADALSGRPASVEPEEEFVPFDELLRRQGQ, encoded by the coding sequence ATGAGCGCCTACAACCTGGCCGTCGTCTCGGCCGGACTCACCAACCCGTCGTCCACCCGCCTGCTGGCGGACCGGCTGACCGACGCCGTCAGCGCGCGTGTGCCCGTCGAGCCGCACGTCGTGGAGCTGCGCGACCACGCACGCGACATCGCCGACAACTTCATCACCGGCTTCGCTCCCCCGGCGCTGTCGGCCGAGCTCGACGCGGTGGCGAAGGCCGACGCCCTGATCGCCGTCACACCGATCTTCAGCGCGTCGTACAGCGGGCTGTTCAAGTCGTTCTTCGACGTCGGCGAGCCCACCGCACTACGCGGCAAGCCCGTGCTCATCGCCGCGACCGGCGGCACGCCGCGCCACTCGCTGGCCCTCGAGCACGCCGTGCGGCCGCTGTTCGCCTACCTCCGGGCCGTCGTCATGCCCACCGGCGTGTACGCCGCGTCGCAGGACTGGGGCGGCGAGGACGCGGCCGAGCTGGCCCGACGCATCGACCGGGCGGCCGCGGAACTCGCCGACGCACTCAGCGGCCGCCCCGCCTCCGTCGAACCCGAGGAGGAGTTCGTCCCCTTCGACGAGCTGCTGCGCAGGCAGGGCCAGTAG
- a CDS encoding SgcJ/EcaC family oxidoreductase: MTATTDSPVVEYSSPTEEDRAAIHRIIADTETAYNTNDAELMTKHFARNATVVNAVGVTLSGVDSIVEATRQGLAGFLRDEHVRYDVLDVLFVRPDVALAYKGARATDAKGNLVDDDHVMKVLYVVVKQDGRWWAVARHHTLVR; this comes from the coding sequence ATGACAGCGACCACCGACTCTCCCGTCGTCGAGTACTCCTCACCGACCGAGGAGGACCGCGCCGCCATCCATCGGATCATCGCCGACACCGAGACCGCGTACAACACCAACGACGCGGAGTTGATGACGAAACACTTCGCTCGTAACGCCACCGTGGTCAACGCGGTGGGCGTCACGCTGTCCGGAGTGGACTCCATTGTGGAGGCCACCCGGCAGGGTCTCGCGGGATTCCTGCGCGACGAACACGTGCGTTACGACGTGCTCGACGTGCTGTTCGTGCGGCCGGACGTCGCCCTGGCCTACAAGGGCGCGCGGGCGACGGACGCCAAGGGCAATCTCGTCGACGACGACCACGTCATGAAGGTCCTCTACGTCGTCGTCAAGCAGGACGGGCGGTGGTGGGCGGTGGCTCGCCACCACACGCTCGTGCGCTGA
- a CDS encoding GNAT family N-acetyltransferase gives MNDIRLRPGRPGDDALLLDMFDGAVAWLTERGRTGQWGSVPFSQDPKRVERVRGMAAHPHLVVAEIDGVAAGASIFADHPPAHIPPVSEPEVYIDLLITSRAFTGRAVGAHLLAEAREETRRRGRSLVRVDCWAGGDGELVRYYRGQGFTPTETFRVGDWVGQVLEDRVAP, from the coding sequence ATGAACGACATTCGACTCCGACCGGGTCGTCCGGGTGACGACGCCCTCCTGCTCGACATGTTCGACGGCGCGGTCGCCTGGCTGACCGAACGAGGTCGCACCGGCCAGTGGGGTTCCGTGCCCTTCTCACAGGATCCGAAGCGGGTGGAACGGGTGCGCGGAATGGCCGCGCACCCGCACCTGGTGGTGGCGGAGATCGACGGAGTCGCCGCCGGTGCGTCGATCTTCGCCGACCACCCGCCCGCGCACATCCCTCCGGTGTCTGAGCCGGAGGTCTACATCGATCTGTTGATCACGTCACGGGCCTTCACCGGACGTGCGGTGGGCGCGCACCTGCTTGCCGAGGCGCGTGAGGAGACGCGCAGGCGAGGTCGGAGCCTGGTGCGCGTCGACTGCTGGGCGGGTGGTGACGGGGAGCTGGTGCGTTACTACCGCGGTCAGGGGTTCACGCCGACGGAGACGTTCCGGGTCGGCGACTGGGTCGGTCAGGTGTTGGAGGACCGGGTGGCGCCGTGA
- a CDS encoding acyl-CoA dehydrogenase family protein, with product MIDDRLDKEYEDLRVTVRDFATSEVAPVIGDFYEREQFPYDIVRRMGEMGLFGLPFSEEYGGMGGDYFALCLTLEELARVDSSVAITLEAGVSLGAMPIYRFGTEEQKQRWLPALCEGRALGAFGLTEPGGGSDASATRTTARLEDGEWVLNGSKSFITNSGTDITSLVTATAVTGRTPDGRKEISAIIVPSGTPGFTVQPQYSKVGWNASDTHGLTFDDCRVPEENLLGERGRGYAQFLSILDEGRVAIAALSVGLAQGCVDESLRYVKEREAFGRRIGEYQAIQFKIADMELRAHTARLAYYNAAAKMLRGERFKKEAAIAKLVASNAAMDNARDATQIFGGYGFMNEYPVGRFYRDAKILEVGEGTSEVQRMLIARELGVTD from the coding sequence ATGATCGATGACAGGCTGGACAAGGAGTACGAGGACCTGCGCGTCACCGTGCGCGACTTCGCCACCTCCGAGGTGGCCCCGGTGATCGGGGACTTCTACGAGCGTGAGCAGTTCCCCTACGACATCGTCCGCCGCATGGGCGAGATGGGACTGTTCGGCCTGCCGTTCTCGGAGGAGTACGGCGGGATGGGCGGCGACTACTTCGCGCTGTGCCTGACGTTGGAGGAGCTGGCCCGGGTCGACTCGTCGGTGGCGATCACCCTGGAGGCCGGGGTGTCGCTGGGTGCGATGCCGATCTACCGGTTCGGTACCGAGGAGCAGAAGCAGCGCTGGCTTCCCGCGCTGTGTGAGGGGCGGGCGCTCGGCGCGTTCGGCCTCACGGAGCCGGGCGGTGGATCGGACGCGTCGGCGACGCGGACCACCGCCAGGCTGGAGGACGGCGAGTGGGTGCTCAACGGCAGCAAGTCGTTCATCACCAACTCGGGCACCGACATCACGAGCCTCGTCACGGCCACCGCCGTCACCGGGCGGACGCCCGACGGACGCAAGGAGATCTCGGCGATCATCGTGCCGTCGGGGACCCCCGGCTTCACGGTGCAGCCGCAGTACTCCAAGGTCGGGTGGAACGCGTCCGACACGCACGGGCTGACGTTCGACGACTGCCGGGTGCCGGAGGAGAACCTGCTGGGCGAGCGTGGCCGCGGCTACGCGCAGTTCCTGTCCATCCTGGACGAAGGGCGGGTCGCGATCGCGGCGCTGTCCGTCGGGTTGGCGCAGGGCTGTGTGGACGAGAGTCTGCGCTACGTCAAGGAACGTGAGGCGTTCGGGCGCCGGATCGGCGAGTACCAGGCGATCCAGTTCAAGATCGCCGACATGGAGTTGCGCGCCCACACCGCCCGGTTGGCGTACTACAACGCGGCGGCGAAGATGCTGCGCGGCGAGCGGTTCAAGAAGGAGGCGGCCATCGCCAAGCTGGTGGCCTCCAACGCGGCGATGGACAACGCCCGCGACGCCACGCAGATCTTCGGCGGCTACGGGTTCATGAACGAATACCCGGTGGGCCGCTTCTACCGCGACGCCAAGATCCTCGAAGTCGGTGAGGGCACGAGCGAGGTGCAGCGCATGCTGATTGCCCGGGAATTGGGTGTCACGGACTGA